The following are encoded in a window of uncultured Pseudomonas sp. genomic DNA:
- the pdxJ gene encoding pyridoxine 5'-phosphate synthase, producing the protein MTDANRILLGVNIDHVATLRQARGTRYPDPVKAALDAEEAGADGITVHLREDRRHIQERDVRLLKEVMQTRMNFEMGVTEEMLAFAESIRPEHVCLVPETRQELTTEGGLDVAGQEARIRAAVERLSKIGCEVSLFIDPDPQQIEASRRVGAPAIELHTGRYADAHSPEEAARELARIRDGVACGLAHGLIVNAGHGLHYHNVEPVAAIAGINELNIGHALVAHALFVGLKQAVVEMKQLITAAAARG; encoded by the coding sequence GTGACTGATGCCAATCGTATCCTGCTGGGTGTAAACATCGACCATGTGGCGACCTTGCGTCAGGCCCGTGGCACCCGCTACCCAGACCCGGTCAAGGCCGCGCTGGACGCTGAAGAGGCCGGGGCTGACGGCATTACCGTGCACCTGCGCGAAGACCGTCGACATATCCAGGAGCGTGATGTACGGCTGCTCAAGGAGGTTATGCAGACGCGGATGAACTTCGAAATGGGCGTTACCGAAGAGATGCTCGCGTTTGCCGAAAGCATTCGTCCCGAGCACGTCTGCCTGGTGCCGGAAACCCGTCAAGAGCTGACCACTGAAGGAGGCCTGGACGTGGCGGGCCAGGAAGCGCGCATTCGTGCGGCGGTCGAGCGCCTGAGCAAGATCGGTTGTGAGGTGTCGCTGTTTATCGACCCGGACCCGCAGCAGATTGAAGCGTCCAGGCGCGTCGGGGCGCCGGCTATTGAGCTGCACACTGGCCGTTATGCTGATGCGCACAGCCCTGAAGAGGCGGCGCGTGAGTTGGCGCGGATTCGCGACGGTGTAGCCTGTGGTTTAGCCCATGGTTTGATCGTCAATGCCGGCCATGGCCTGCATTACCACAATGTCGAGCCAGTGGCGGCGATCGCCGGGATCAATGAGCTGAACATCGGCCACGCGTTGGTGGCGCACGCGTTGTTTGTCGGTCTTAAGCAGGCGGTGGTGGAGATGAAGCAGCTGATCACCGCCGCGGCCGCTCGCGGCTGA
- the recO gene encoding DNA repair protein RecO, producing the protein MLAPSQSAFVLHSRAYRESSALVDFLTPQGRLRAVLRGARGKAGSLARPFIPLDVEFRGRGELKNVGRLDPAGIPNLLVGEALFSGIYLNELLIRLLPAEAPHPAVFEHYAMTVLALAEGRALEPLLRSFEWRLLDELGYGFALNLDSEGQPIAEAGLYRLQTEAGLVPVGHLQPGVFHGLELLAMAEADWTTPGALAAAKRLMRQALAPHLGGRPLVSRELFMTFKEPNRD; encoded by the coding sequence ATGCTTGCCCCTAGCCAGTCAGCCTTTGTGCTGCACAGCCGTGCTTACCGTGAAAGCAGTGCGCTAGTGGATTTCCTCACGCCGCAGGGGCGGTTGCGCGCGGTGTTACGTGGCGCGCGCGGTAAAGCCGGCAGCTTGGCGCGACCGTTTATTCCGTTAGACGTTGAGTTTCGTGGACGCGGCGAGCTGAAAAACGTTGGCCGCCTTGATCCTGCGGGTATCCCCAACCTGTTGGTCGGTGAGGCCCTGTTCAGTGGCATCTACCTCAATGAGTTGCTGATTCGCTTGCTCCCTGCTGAAGCGCCGCATCCGGCCGTCTTCGAACATTACGCCATGACGGTATTGGCCTTGGCCGAGGGGCGCGCCTTGGAGCCGTTGCTGCGTTCTTTTGAGTGGCGTTTGCTGGATGAGCTGGGCTATGGTTTTGCCCTGAATCTGGACAGCGAAGGCCAACCCATCGCCGAAGCAGGCCTGTATCGACTGCAAACCGAAGCCGGCCTGGTGCCGGTTGGGCATTTGCAGCCTGGGGTTTTTCATGGGCTAGAGTTGCTGGCCATGGCCGAGGCCGACTGGACCACGCCGGGTGCTTTGGCGGCTGCCAAGCGTCTGATGCGCCAGGCCTTGGCCCCCCATTTAGGCGGCCGACCGCTGGTTAGCCGCGAACTTTTTATGACGTTCAAGGAGCCAAACCGTGACTGA
- the cmoB gene encoding tRNA 5-methoxyuridine(34)/uridine 5-oxyacetic acid(34) synthase CmoB, giving the protein MISRLDLDALQAALAGTPLQDWSAGLPGQIDAKLAIGHGDLARWYGAVQALPELNVEQLELLHNFSFNGRCDEPTRAALKSALQGLIPWRKGPFHLFDVHVDTEWRSDWKWQRVAPYLELKGKRVLDVGCGNGYYMWRMLGAGADSVVGIDPNWLFLCQFLAMKNYLPDLPAWHLPLAFEELPGKLQGFDTVFSMGVLYHRRSPIDHLLDLKDCLIKNGELVLETLVVEGDAQQVLVPEDRYAQMRNVWFLPSVPALELWLRRAGFVDVRCVDVSTTSVDEQRSTEWMRFQSLPEFLDPADHSRTVEGLPAPCRAVLIARKP; this is encoded by the coding sequence ATGATCAGCCGCCTCGACCTCGACGCTCTACAAGCGGCTCTTGCCGGCACGCCACTGCAAGACTGGTCCGCGGGCTTGCCTGGGCAGATCGATGCGAAACTGGCCATCGGTCATGGCGACCTGGCGCGCTGGTACGGCGCGGTCCAGGCGCTGCCCGAGCTGAACGTCGAACAGCTGGAGTTACTGCACAATTTCAGTTTCAACGGCCGCTGCGATGAACCGACGCGCGCTGCGCTGAAAAGCGCCCTGCAGGGCCTGATTCCCTGGCGCAAGGGGCCGTTTCATCTATTTGACGTGCACGTCGACACCGAATGGCGCTCAGACTGGAAATGGCAGCGGGTTGCCCCCTATCTGGAGCTGAAGGGCAAACGCGTACTGGATGTCGGCTGCGGCAACGGTTATTACATGTGGCGCATGCTCGGCGCCGGCGCGGACAGCGTGGTGGGCATCGACCCCAACTGGCTGTTCCTTTGCCAGTTCCTGGCCATGAAGAACTACCTGCCCGACCTGCCCGCCTGGCACCTACCGCTGGCCTTCGAAGAGCTGCCCGGCAAGCTGCAAGGCTTCGACACGGTGTTCTCCATGGGCGTGCTGTATCACCGCCGCTCACCTATCGATCATTTGCTCGACCTCAAGGATTGCCTGATCAAGAATGGTGAGCTGGTGCTGGAAACCTTGGTGGTGGAAGGCGATGCGCAGCAGGTACTGGTGCCCGAGGATCGCTACGCGCAGATGCGCAACGTCTGGTTCTTGCCGTCGGTGCCGGCACTGGAGTTGTGGCTGCGCCGTGCCGGCTTTGTCGATGTGCGCTGCGTGGATGTCAGCACCACCAGCGTCGACGAACAGCGCTCAACCGAGTGGATGCGCTTCCAGTCGCTGCCCGAGTTCCTTGATCCGGCCGACCACAGTCGCACGGTCGAAGGTTTGCCGGCGCCGTGCCGCGCGGTACTGATCGCGCGTAAGCCGTAG